Proteins from one Prochlorococcus marinus CUG1435 genomic window:
- a CDS encoding DUF1330 domain-containing protein yields the protein MTKSYWLKKISIPNADLFLEYIRTVLPWIKSVGGVIVKRDLIQESTSNEWDGGQLGLVIEFESKFAAKKAFYSEVFQKYLQSRDLMELVTISTL from the coding sequence ATGACAAAGAGCTACTGGCTTAAGAAAATTTCAATCCCAAATGCTGATTTATTTCTGGAATATATAAGGACAGTATTGCCTTGGATTAAATCTGTGGGAGGAGTAATAGTAAAAAGAGATTTAATACAAGAATCAACCTCAAATGAATGGGATGGAGGGCAGCTTGGATTAGTAATTGAATTCGAATCAAAATTTGCTGCTAAAAAAGCATTTTATTCTGAAGTATTTCAAAAATATCTGCAGTCCAGAGATTTAATGGAACTAGTTACTATAAGTACTCTTTAA
- a CDS encoding virion host shutoff protein produces the protein MKKFYKFLKSFLFISLWLILSSFLTQYWNTFHWEYVYLNFRNIFDKEFWFVIEKILLGFDIGYWLEEALKFLSYEIPKESFKYLPIYFVLKSIWIKN, from the coding sequence ATGAAAAAATTTTATAAATTTCTTAAAAGTTTTCTATTTATATCACTATGGCTTATTTTATCCTCATTTTTAACCCAATATTGGAATACCTTTCATTGGGAATATGTTTACTTAAACTTCAGAAATATATTTGATAAAGAATTTTGGTTTGTTATAGAAAAAATTCTTTTAGGATTTGATATTGGTTACTGGTTAGAAGAAGCACTAAAATTCTTAAGTTATGAAATACCTAAAGAATCATTTAAATATTTACCAATTTATTTCGTATTAAAGTCTATTTGGATAAAGAATTAA
- a CDS encoding MAPEG family protein, producing the protein MQVAFAWSLCLSVGVVLLSIIPLTIGRVKAGYSVENMSAPRALFDELPSFGKRAVWCHQNCWESISLHAPACLLCLISLTDSNIAIIAALIHPIFRFLYIGAYIFNIPTARGLMWASGIFTTLLLYKEGLTQLI; encoded by the coding sequence ATGCAAGTAGCTTTTGCCTGGAGCCTTTGTCTATCAGTTGGTGTTGTTTTATTATCAATTATTCCATTAACTATAGGGAGGGTAAAAGCGGGATATTCTGTTGAAAATATGTCTGCTCCAAGGGCTTTATTCGATGAATTACCTTCTTTTGGGAAAAGAGCAGTTTGGTGTCATCAAAATTGTTGGGAAAGTATTTCCCTACATGCACCCGCATGTCTTCTTTGTTTGATTAGTTTAACTGACTCTAATATTGCAATAATTGCAGCATTGATTCATCCTATTTTTCGTTTTTTATATATTGGTGCATATATATTTAATATCCCCACAGCTAGAGGTTTAATGTGGGCCTCAGGAATTTTTACAACACTTTTGCTTTACAAAGAGGGCTTAACTCAATTGATATAA
- a CDS encoding restriction endonuclease — protein MKNFFILIIFIIFLIFIIVRDYQIKKKKLKLNNALNSNFFIQTINKLIDENKYNLLEERIRLREIDAYGNEDYKKWIGNPPLDEKAIEKNIFNGSKRFKEGIPYFYEKVILKEFGSTELFFEKWRSYCNENPTIDDEIIGSIRKLETEDWFVFIASQIEKSCLILIEKNYSSKKKGNYKKGIRFENHCMEILKKNGWEVKETPITGDQGVDLIASINDLRICIQCKDHEKAIGNKAVQEISAGKLFWKGTHAIIVSKSGFTKSAHQLAKSNKVELMNEYQLKDLEKFIV, from the coding sequence ATGAAAAATTTTTTTATTTTAATTATTTTTATCATTTTTTTAATTTTTATAATTGTAAGAGATTATCAAATTAAGAAGAAAAAGTTAAAATTAAACAATGCCTTAAATTCCAATTTCTTTATTCAAACAATTAATAAATTAATTGACGAGAACAAATACAATTTGTTAGAGGAGAGGATCAGATTAAGGGAAATAGATGCTTACGGTAACGAGGATTATAAAAAATGGATTGGCAATCCACCTCTTGATGAAAAAGCCATTGAGAAAAATATATTTAATGGATCTAAGCGATTTAAAGAGGGTATACCATACTTCTATGAAAAAGTAATTTTAAAAGAATTTGGAAGTACGGAATTATTTTTCGAAAAGTGGAGATCCTATTGTAATGAAAATCCTACTATTGATGATGAGATAATTGGATCTATTAGAAAGCTCGAGACTGAAGATTGGTTTGTTTTCATAGCAAGTCAAATTGAGAAATCATGCTTAATCCTAATAGAAAAAAACTACTCAAGTAAAAAAAAGGGAAACTACAAAAAAGGTATTAGATTTGAAAATCATTGTATGGAAATTCTCAAAAAAAATGGCTGGGAAGTAAAAGAAACCCCTATTACAGGAGATCAAGGGGTTGACTTAATTGCGTCAATAAATGATTTGAGAATATGTATACAATGCAAAGATCATGAAAAAGCCATTGGAAATAAAGCAGTTCAGGAAATTTCAGCTGGTAAATTATTTTGGAAAGGTACACATGCAATAATAGTCTCAAAATCTGGCTTTACAAAGTCTGCGCATCAACTAGCAAAATCAAATAAAGTGGAACTAATGAATGAATATCAATTAAAAGATTTAGAAAAGTTTATTGTTTAA